One Desulfurobacterium indicum genomic window, GAAATAGGAAATAACTATTTAATTTTCAGAGTAAGCTGGGTTTACGGAAAGGGGAAACAGAATTTCATATACAAATTAACCCGCTGGGCAGAAAAGATGCCTTTTCTTAAAATTGTGTGTGACGAATTTTCAGTACCTACATCTACTAAAACAATAGTTGACGTCACACTAAAGGCAGTCAAAGAAAGACTAACCGGCCTTTACCATTTGGTCAATTCAGGATACACCTCAAGATTTGAATGGGCAAGATTAACGTTTAAACTTCTCAAACTGGATAAATTCATAAGACCTGTAACCTCTGACGCATTTAAACTTCCGGCCAAAAGACCGGGATTTTCTCCCATGAGTAATGAAAGACTAAGCAAACTCCTCAACATTCAGATACCTCCATGGGAGGACGCACTTGAAAAATTCATAAAAGAGGAGGGCTTAACTTTATGAGTAGCATTATAAGCGAACCGAAATGGTACATAGTCAGCATCAAGCCGAGAAAAGAAAAGATCGTTTTTGTCCAGTTTGAAAGAGTAAACATTGAATACTTTTATCCTATCATAAAGGTCAAAAAGGGAAAACTTTTAAAAGAAGAACCACTATTTCCTGGTTACATGTTTGCAAAATTCGCAATAGCCGAGCATTTTAACAACGTCAGATACGCAAGAGGCGTAAAAGATATCGTAAGATTTGGCAGAAACATACCGTACATAGATGAAAGCTTTATAGAAAACCTAAAAGAAAAGACAAACTCAATTATAGATTTTGGAAAAGTAGATCTAAAAGAAGGTGATGTAGTAAAAATTAAGGAAGGACCTTATCAGGGATTTAATAGGTCAGGTGCTGAAACTCAAAAAAGGTGATGAAAGAGTTATTCTCTTACTGAAAGCGGCTTCAATATCTCCTAAAATAGAAATTCCAATCTCTTTTGTGGAAAAAATAAATTAAAAAAGGGGGCTTTAAAGCCCCCTTCAAAATCTCAAACTTAGCTTAGGATTAGTCAACTTTTCCTTCAAACTTGTCCTTAACATACTTAAGAACACCACCGGCCTTGATAATCTTAACCTGTCTTTCGTTCAAGCCGTGCTTTGTCGGTATTGAAATACCTTTTGTTCTGTTAATAACGGTGATGATGTTGTCTTCGCCGGGAGCAAAGTTTGAAGTATCAATCTCAAGAATGTCACCCTGATCAATCTTGTCGTAATCTTCCGGATTAACAAAAACAAGCGGAAGAATACCAAAGTTGATAAGGTTAGCCTTGTGGATCCTTGCGTAAGACTTGGCAATAACAGCTTTAATACCAAGGTACATAGGACCAATAGCAGCGTGCTCCCTTGAAGAACCCTGGCCGTAGTTTTCACCACCAACAATAAATCCGCCGCCTTTCTCCTGTGCACGCTTGGCAAACGTTTCATCAACAACACTGTAAACGTACTGAGAAATAGCAGGAATGTTTGAACGGAGCGGCAAGATTTTTGCACCACCAGGAATAATGTGGTCAGTTGTTATGTTATCACCAACTTTAAGGAGAACTTCACCTTCAAGCTTGTCACCAAGAGGCTCTTTATAACCTACATAGTTGATTGTTGGACCCTTCCATACTTCTACTTCATCCGGATCAGCAGCAGGTGCAAATATCATTGAATCATCAATATCAAACTTCTCAGGGAGGAATACCTTGATCTCTTCAAGGCCAAGGTCTCTTGGATCTGTCATCTCACCAGTCATAGCTATTGCAGCAGCCGTTTCCGGGGAAGCTAGATAAACCTGAGCATCCTTCGTTCCAGAACGGCCAAGGAAGTTTCTGTTAAACGTTCTTACAGAAACACCTCCAGATGGTGGTGAGAAACCCATACCAATACATGGACCACACGCACACTCAAGGAATCTAAATCCTGCTCTTAAAAGTACATCGTACATACCTTCTTTATCAATCATTCTGAGAACCTGCTTTGAACCAGGAGAAATGGCGGCAGATACCATTGGATGAACTCTATTTCCAGACTGCTCAAACATCTTTGCAACAGTCATAAGGTCTCTGTAAGAAGAGTTCGTACATGAACCGATAGCTACCTGATGAACCTTTAACCCTTCAAGCTCCTTTACCTTTTTAACCTGGTCAGGCATGTGTGGACATGCAATAAGAGGTTCAAGCTCAGAAAGATCAATATCTATAACTTCGTCATACTCAGCGTCAGGATCAGCTTCGAGTCTTCTCCACTGAGCCTCTCTTCCCTGAGCCTTCATAAATGCATAAGTCTGCTCATCACTTGGGAAGATAGAAGTTGTAGCACCAAGCTCAGCACCCATGTTTGTAATAGTGGCTCTTTCAGGAACACTAAGATATTTAACACCTTCTCCACCGTATTCAAATACCTTACCCACACCACCTTTAACCGTAAGTCTTCTAAGAAGCTCTAAAATAACGTCTTTCGCAGAAACAAAAGGTCTGAGTTTTCCGTATAGGTTAACCCTTACAACCTTTGGCATGTTAAGGTAGAAAGGTTCTCCAGCCATCGCAAGTGCAACGTCCATACCACCGGCACCAATAGCAAGAGATCCAATACCACCAGCTGTTGGTGTGTGAGAGTCAGAACCTAAAAGCGTTTTTCCAGGAACGGCAAATCTCTCAAGATGAACCTGGTGACAGATACCGTTTCCAGCTTTTGAGAAGTAGATACCGTACTTAGCAGCCACTGTTTGAAGGAAAAGATGGTCATTAGCGTTTTCTGGACCACCAGCCTGAAGTGTGTTGTGGTCAACGTAAGAAACTGAAAGCTCCGTCTGAACCTTTGGAAGTCCCATGCCTTCAAAATGAAGGTACGCCATAGTTCCAGTTGCATCCTGTGTTAAAGTCTGGTCAATTCTGATGGCGATTGGCTTTCCCGCCACCATCTCACCTTCTACAAGGTGAGTTTTGATTATCTTCTGCACGATGTTCAGTCCCATCGCTCCTCTCCTTGTCTGGTATATTTTTAGAAAAGTGTTTCTATCTCAAACATCACGTCAATTATGTAAAAATTTTGTAAAAAAATCAAGGGAAAATCTATAACATAAAAAAAGGGCACCCTGAGGTGCCCTTTTTCACAACTATAGAATTTACAAGAGACACTTAACTTATTACAACATGTACTGGAATCCTGTAAATTTCAGAACCTTCAATTTTAACAACCAGATAGAAATCGATACTTGAAGGTAAAGAAGTTCCTGCTGGCGCAGTGAACGTAACCGTGAAATTAACCTTATCAGTTGATGTAAGATCAATGCCCGTTAAAACAGACGGTGAAATTGAAGCAATAATTCCATAGGTATCACCAACCGGAACAAGCTCAACTGTTGCATCTCCAACTGTTGCATTAGCAAGAGACTCAAGAGCTTCTACTATTTCAGAACTATTACTACTCATAGTATAGACTATACCGTGAGTTGCATTTGCTATCTCTCCAGTAGCAGGCTCTGTTTGATAGATGTCATTAACTGTAACATTTCCATCCCAGTCGTAATCGTAACCTGCGAAAAGGAAACTAATACTTACACCAGTCTCATTAGCAGCTTCTAATACATCTGTAACATTAGCTGGATAAGGATATGGTGTTCCATCATATCCTGTATCAGCAGGCCTGTGAAAAGCTGCATCTGTAGATACTACAAGAAGGTGAATTCTTCCATCTCCCCATCCTGGAATAGTAGCATTTATAGTAGCATTTTCACAAGTTCCATTACAGGTAACACCTTCACCTGTAATCGCTTGATACATGGCTTCCAGCTGAGATTCAGGATAATCACTTCC contains:
- the rfbD gene encoding dTDP-4-dehydrorhamnose reductase — encoded protein: MILITGKNGQLAGEFIRKLTEKGADFKALSHKELDIGNLDNVVKTVKELKPEVIINCAAYNLVDKAEEEYEIAYKTNAIGPENLAIAAKEAGSFLIHYSTDYVFDGKKEDGLYTENDEPSPVNEYGKTKLEGEKRVTEIGNNYLIFRVSWVYGKGKQNFIYKLTRWAEKMPFLKIVCDEFSVPTSTKTIVDVTLKAVKERLTGLYHLVNSGYTSRFEWARLTFKLLKLDKFIRPVTSDAFKLPAKRPGFSPMSNERLSKLLNIQIPPWEDALEKFIKEEGLTL
- a CDS encoding transcription termination/antitermination NusG family protein, with the protein product MSSIISEPKWYIVSIKPRKEKIVFVQFERVNIEYFYPIIKVKKGKLLKEEPLFPGYMFAKFAIAEHFNNVRYARGVKDIVRFGRNIPYIDESFIENLKEKTNSIIDFGKVDLKEGDVVKIKEGPYQGFNRSGAETQKR
- a CDS encoding aconitate hydratase, with amino-acid sequence MGLNIVQKIIKTHLVEGEMVAGKPIAIRIDQTLTQDATGTMAYLHFEGMGLPKVQTELSVSYVDHNTLQAGGPENANDHLFLQTVAAKYGIYFSKAGNGICHQVHLERFAVPGKTLLGSDSHTPTAGGIGSLAIGAGGMDVALAMAGEPFYLNMPKVVRVNLYGKLRPFVSAKDVILELLRRLTVKGGVGKVFEYGGEGVKYLSVPERATITNMGAELGATTSIFPSDEQTYAFMKAQGREAQWRRLEADPDAEYDEVIDIDLSELEPLIACPHMPDQVKKVKELEGLKVHQVAIGSCTNSSYRDLMTVAKMFEQSGNRVHPMVSAAISPGSKQVLRMIDKEGMYDVLLRAGFRFLECACGPCIGMGFSPPSGGVSVRTFNRNFLGRSGTKDAQVYLASPETAAAIAMTGEMTDPRDLGLEEIKVFLPEKFDIDDSMIFAPAADPDEVEVWKGPTINYVGYKEPLGDKLEGEVLLKVGDNITTDHIIPGGAKILPLRSNIPAISQYVYSVVDETFAKRAQEKGGGFIVGGENYGQGSSREHAAIGPMYLGIKAVIAKSYARIHKANLINFGILPLVFVNPEDYDKIDQGDILEIDTSNFAPGEDNIITVINRTKGISIPTKHGLNERQVKIIKAGGVLKYVKDKFEGKVD